One Ktedonobacteraceae bacterium genomic window carries:
- a CDS encoding DUF5518 domain-containing protein, which produces MQTRNISSLVSRLLLQPGPGVVLGLLQLLLYMAGLPRFDTNLALNASFWPGLALYFVFGMLAGILTTRYSERPLAGVAAGFVTGCIASAVVLLVAIIALVLNPPHPAPSSRYYPELVSIVISIFFFLLLFLNVVGTLLAMLGGAIGRWWIKRVTPGK; this is translated from the coding sequence GTGCAAACCCGTAACATCTCCTCGCTCGTGTCCCGTTTGTTGCTACAACCTGGTCCAGGTGTTGTACTTGGCCTGCTCCAGCTGTTGCTCTACATGGCAGGACTGCCCCGTTTTGACACCAACCTCGCGTTGAATGCCTCGTTCTGGCCGGGGCTTGCGCTCTACTTTGTGTTTGGAATGTTAGCAGGGATACTGACGACGAGATATAGTGAGCGGCCACTGGCAGGGGTAGCCGCCGGGTTTGTAACGGGATGCATCGCCAGTGCTGTTGTGCTACTGGTTGCCATTATCGCGCTTGTGCTGAATCCACCCCATCCTGCGCCTTCTAGCCGCTATTACCCTGAACTTGTGAGTATAGTTATTTCGATATTCTTCTTTCTCCTATTGTTCCTGAATGTTGTGGGAACGCTGCTTGCTATGCTGGGGGGCGCAATTGGCAGATGGTGGATCAAGAGAGTCACACCGGGTAAATAG
- a CDS encoding methyltransferase domain-containing protein: protein MPIDPPQRQDSYIINPESAAEMARLIDQHRFITRYMGGLFPPDVDPAGFKRVLDLACGPGSWVQDVAFKYPETEVVGVDIIEQMVGYAHALSRVQRLDNASYKVMDIRKPLNFEDDSFDFVNMRFLVYVLSPGDWPGLLAECRRILKPGGILRITEADCSDITNSAAYERLLELSIEAIRKTGRAFFSSGRFIGTMFMTGHLLEQAGFEDIRRQAHIMDWSANSEAHQSQSINVRTGLQLGKEFLISTGVITEEQFEELYNQAVSDIYGSDFIASLFFLSAWGRKPEESSSIEENGQA, encoded by the coding sequence ATGCCGATAGACCCACCTCAACGGCAGGATAGCTATATAATTAATCCTGAGAGCGCCGCGGAAATGGCGCGACTCATTGATCAGCATCGCTTCATCACCAGATATATGGGCGGGCTTTTCCCTCCAGATGTGGACCCTGCGGGATTCAAACGGGTTCTAGACCTCGCTTGCGGCCCTGGTAGCTGGGTACAGGATGTTGCTTTTAAGTATCCTGAAACGGAAGTCGTCGGTGTGGATATCATCGAGCAGATGGTCGGTTACGCACACGCTCTATCCCGTGTGCAGCGTCTTGATAATGCCTCCTATAAGGTGATGGATATCCGCAAGCCGCTCAATTTTGAGGATGATTCCTTTGATTTCGTCAACATGCGTTTCCTGGTGTACGTACTCTCTCCTGGTGACTGGCCTGGCCTGCTCGCCGAATGCAGGCGCATACTCAAGCCCGGTGGCATCCTCAGAATCACGGAAGCTGACTGTTCGGATATCACCAATAGCGCTGCTTATGAGCGCCTGCTTGAGTTGTCAATAGAGGCTATTCGTAAAACCGGGCGCGCTTTCTTTTCCTCCGGTCGTTTCATCGGTACCATGTTTATGACCGGGCATTTGCTTGAGCAAGCCGGCTTCGAAGATATTCGAAGGCAGGCGCATATCATGGATTGGTCCGCGAACAGCGAAGCCCACCAGTCCCAGTCTATAAATGTGAGGACCGGCCTGCAGCTTGGTAAGGAATTCCTCATCTCAACGGGCGTCATCACAGAGGAACAGTTCGAGGAACTCTACAATCAGGCGGTCAGCGACATATACGGGTCCGATTTCATAGCCAGCCTCTTTTTCCTCTCAGCCTGGGGTAGGAAGCCGGAGGAGAGCAGCAGTATAGAGGAAAATGGGCAAGCATGA
- a CDS encoding biotin/lipoyl-containing protein — MKRIVSNMAGVVLEFLVKPGEQISVDQDVVMLESMKMQIPVQSTVNGTVKTLKANEGDFVNEGDVLLEVE, encoded by the coding sequence ATGAAGCGTATCGTATCCAACATGGCCGGAGTGGTCTTAGAATTCCTGGTCAAACCTGGCGAACAGATCAGCGTTGACCAGGATGTCGTCATGCTTGAATCCATGAAGATGCAGATTCCTGTCCAGTCCACCGTCAATGGAACGGTGAAAACCCTCAAAGCTAACGAGGGTGATTTTGTGAATGAGGGGGATGTGCTGCTAGAGGTAGAATAA